One Oligoflexus sp. genomic region harbors:
- a CDS encoding EcsC family protein: MSLPALNPEHIAFIHEAAKFLDNPGFTIRAMNVLGQPLDALQKKLPENVRDKISEVVQKSLQTALIAAIKTVQTKTGKAIHWQGTLDNSRKSGRLHTATVAVTGAVGGLFGVLALPVELPISTTMILRGISDVAAHWGMDLEDPNIQLQCLYVFTLGSMQSTEDDTADSNYLASRLAFEQMIRTASAYMAKKSAKEILRAFDTGAAPALVKLITRIARSFELALTEKLVAESVPLIGAIGGATINALFCDYFVAAARYHFGLLHLEQKHGKGAVQAEFAKTRKAEAAAESPDA; the protein is encoded by the coding sequence ATGTCGCTGCCCGCATTGAATCCCGAACACATTGCGTTTATCCACGAAGCCGCGAAATTTCTGGACAATCCCGGTTTTACCATTCGCGCCATGAATGTTCTGGGTCAGCCCCTGGATGCTCTGCAAAAAAAACTGCCGGAAAATGTCCGCGACAAAATCAGCGAGGTCGTGCAGAAATCCCTTCAAACAGCGCTGATCGCAGCCATCAAAACCGTCCAGACAAAAACCGGCAAGGCCATTCACTGGCAGGGTACGCTGGACAATAGCCGCAAAAGCGGCCGTCTTCATACGGCGACCGTTGCCGTCACAGGAGCGGTGGGAGGCCTGTTCGGGGTATTGGCGCTTCCCGTGGAGCTGCCGATTTCCACGACCATGATACTGCGGGGCATTTCGGATGTCGCAGCGCATTGGGGAATGGATCTGGAAGATCCCAATATCCAGCTTCAATGCCTCTATGTTTTCACCCTCGGTTCCATGCAAAGCACAGAAGATGATACGGCGGATTCCAATTATCTGGCTTCCCGCCTGGCCTTTGAACAGATGATTCGCACGGCGTCGGCCTACATGGCGAAAAAATCAGCCAAAGAAATCCTGCGGGCCTTTGATACCGGTGCCGCCCCGGCCCTTGTGAAACTCATTACCCGGATCGCAAGGTCCTTTGAACTGGCCTTGACGGAAAAGCTGGTGGCGGAGTCGGTTCCTCTGATCGGAGCCATCGGCGGCGCGACCATCAACGCTCTCTTCTGTGATTACTTCGTGGCGGCAGCGCGCTATCATTTCGGGCTTTTACACCTGGAGCAGAAGCACGGGAAGGGCGCGGTTCAGGCGGAATTCGCGAAGACGCGCAAGGCCGAGGCTGCGGCAGAGTCCCCCGACGCTTGA
- a CDS encoding YciI family protein, which translates to MKFICLKYRDGPQPSSLSAAWQQESLRYDEKLRELGHLFVSESVHCAGEAVDICSVQGQIVVTDDRRDSQRKQYLDGLMFLEARDLNHAIILISNHPGMKTGWFKIHPADDKGGKP; encoded by the coding sequence ATGAAGTTTATCTGCTTGAAGTATCGGGACGGGCCGCAACCGAGCTCTCTATCAGCTGCCTGGCAGCAGGAAAGCCTTCGCTATGACGAAAAATTACGTGAGCTCGGGCATCTGTTTGTCAGCGAAAGCGTGCACTGCGCAGGCGAAGCGGTTGATATTTGCAGCGTTCAGGGTCAGATCGTGGTCACAGATGACCGGCGCGACTCGCAAAGAAAACAGTATCTCGATGGACTCATGTTCCTGGAAGCGCGGGATCTGAATCATGCCATTATTTTAATATCGAATCATCCCGGAATGAAAACGGGCTGGTTTAAAATTCATCCAGCTGATGATAAAGGGGGAAAACCATGA
- a CDS encoding NADH:flavin oxidoreductase — protein MSVATLFQPFTLKSLTLKNRFVMAPMTRSFSPGGVPTPDVATYYQRRAQGEVGLILTEGTVVNRVASSNDPNIPHFYGEAALQGWKQAIDLVREAGGLMAPQIWHMGVMNPHASGWLPAEPFEGPSGLLHTGVKGGREMTVADIEATIQAFAESAAAAKKLGFHAVELHGAHGYLIDQFFWDVTNQRNDIYGGKTLPERSRFALELVKAVRQAIGPDCPILLRLSQWKPGAFDFKLARTPQEMEAWLSPLAEAGVDVFHCSQRRFWEAEFADSDMNFAGWAKKVTGKATITVGSVGLSGEFIKSFRGENSTPQPIDELVRRFDRGDFDMVAVGRALLSDPHWVRKIKEGRTSELTGFQSSDLRQLQ, from the coding sequence ATGAGCGTTGCCACTCTCTTTCAGCCTTTCACTCTGAAATCCCTTACCCTCAAAAATCGCTTTGTAATGGCCCCTATGACGCGGTCCTTCTCCCCTGGAGGCGTTCCCACTCCTGATGTGGCCACCTATTACCAAAGACGGGCCCAGGGCGAAGTTGGTCTGATCCTGACGGAAGGCACGGTGGTGAACCGCGTGGCGTCATCCAACGATCCTAACATTCCGCATTTTTATGGTGAAGCCGCGCTGCAAGGTTGGAAGCAGGCCATCGACCTCGTGCGCGAGGCTGGAGGCCTTATGGCGCCTCAGATCTGGCACATGGGTGTGATGAATCCCCATGCCTCGGGTTGGCTTCCCGCGGAACCTTTTGAAGGTCCATCGGGACTTTTGCATACGGGCGTTAAAGGTGGACGCGAGATGACTGTGGCCGATATTGAAGCCACCATCCAGGCCTTTGCAGAAAGTGCCGCGGCTGCGAAGAAGCTGGGTTTTCATGCGGTGGAACTGCATGGCGCGCATGGTTACCTGATCGATCAGTTTTTCTGGGATGTCACCAACCAAAGAAACGACATTTACGGGGGAAAAACCCTGCCTGAACGCAGCCGCTTTGCCCTTGAATTGGTCAAGGCCGTACGTCAGGCCATTGGCCCTGATTGTCCGATTCTGCTGCGCCTTTCCCAATGGAAACCGGGTGCCTTTGATTTCAAGCTCGCCAGGACTCCCCAGGAAATGGAAGCCTGGCTTTCGCCTTTGGCCGAGGCGGGCGTCGATGTTTTCCATTGTTCCCAGCGTCGCTTCTGGGAAGCTGAGTTTGCGGATTCGGATATGAACTTCGCAGGCTGGGCCAAGAAAGTTACCGGGAAAGCCACAATAACCGTCGGATCCGTGGGCCTGTCGGGTGAGTTCATCAAATCATTCCGCGGAGAAAATTCCACGCCTCAGCCGATTGACGAACTTGTCCGACGCTTCGATCGCGGTGACTTCGATATGGTGGCTGTCGGTCGCGCACTGCTCTCGGATCCGCACTGGGTCCGCAAAATCAAGGAGGGCCGCACATCCGAGCTGACCGGCTTCCAAAGTTCCGATCTGCGCCAGCTGCAATAA
- a CDS encoding RNA polymerase sigma factor, whose protein sequence is MLSLASLKHFRYKEPEQVESGNEAGVRKTIETIYRREGRRVFASLVRILGEFEFAEEVLQDAFAAALEQWSRDGIPANPGAWLISAGKFKAIDAIRRRGRFQKAIPELLAGLESDVALPVEWSEETFKDDQLRLIFTCCHPALAANTQVALTLREVCGLTTEEIASAFLSSPATIAQRIVRGKAKIRDAKIPYQVPARADLPERLDSVLSVIYLVFNEGYSASSGETVVRADLSNEAIRLGRHMLDLLPDPEVKGLLALMLLHESRREARVTADGDIILLEDQNRSLWKQPFIAEGLRLVEAALNSRGFGIYTIQAAISAVHAQAATTAATDWPQIVALYDVLMQGAPSPVVELNRAVAIAMRDGFESGIVLVDDILQRGELVQYHLLHAARADFCRRLGRLDEARKSYAEALSLAKQEPERRFLAKRLKELG, encoded by the coding sequence ATGCTGAGTCTTGCATCACTCAAGCATTTTCGTTACAAGGAGCCGGAGCAGGTGGAATCGGGAAATGAAGCCGGAGTGCGAAAAACCATCGAAACGATCTATCGCCGGGAAGGACGGCGCGTCTTTGCCAGTCTTGTGCGAATTCTAGGTGAATTCGAGTTTGCGGAAGAGGTCCTGCAGGATGCGTTCGCAGCCGCTCTGGAGCAATGGTCGCGCGATGGTATTCCAGCCAATCCCGGTGCATGGCTGATTTCCGCAGGCAAATTCAAGGCGATCGACGCGATTCGGCGACGGGGCCGATTTCAGAAAGCCATTCCCGAACTCCTGGCTGGTTTGGAGAGTGATGTCGCTCTGCCTGTGGAATGGAGCGAGGAAACATTTAAAGACGATCAGCTGCGCCTTATATTTACCTGCTGTCACCCTGCATTGGCAGCCAACACTCAGGTGGCTCTGACTCTGCGTGAGGTCTGTGGCCTGACCACCGAAGAGATTGCTTCGGCTTTTTTGTCGAGTCCTGCAACAATTGCGCAGCGCATCGTGCGGGGAAAGGCCAAAATTCGCGATGCGAAAATTCCCTATCAAGTTCCTGCGCGCGCCGACCTGCCCGAGCGTCTCGATTCCGTGCTCTCTGTAATTTATCTCGTCTTCAATGAAGGCTACTCCGCGTCATCCGGTGAAACAGTCGTGCGTGCGGATCTTTCCAATGAAGCCATTCGGCTGGGACGGCATATGCTCGATTTGCTGCCTGATCCCGAGGTCAAAGGTCTTCTCGCTTTGATGCTTTTGCATGAGTCGCGTCGCGAAGCGCGGGTGACCGCGGACGGTGACATCATCCTTCTTGAAGACCAGAATCGAAGCCTTTGGAAGCAGCCCTTTATTGCGGAAGGTTTGCGCCTTGTCGAAGCGGCTTTGAATTCGCGTGGATTCGGCATTTATACCATTCAAGCCGCGATTTCTGCGGTGCATGCGCAGGCAGCGACGACCGCAGCCACGGATTGGCCCCAGATTGTTGCCCTTTATGATGTGCTCATGCAGGGGGCTCCTTCGCCTGTCGTGGAATTGAATCGCGCTGTGGCCATCGCCATGCGTGATGGTTTTGAATCGGGGATCGTTCTTGTGGATGATATTCTGCAGCGCGGAGAATTGGTTCAGTATCATCTGCTGCACGCCGCCCGCGCGGATTTCTGCCGTCGCTTGGGGCGTCTGGATGAGGCGCGAAAATCTTACGCAGAGGCACTTTCCCTGGCTAAACAGGAACCTGAACGCCGATTTCTGGCTAAGCGATTGAAAGAATTGGGCTAA
- a CDS encoding HutD family protein: MSDQVTHLTPSAYKFMPWKNGAGSTTELFIAPPGATVQSGFDWRISLAQVPASGPFSVFSDYQRTIVLLNGDPMHLLHEGRGRHELQALEPYEFHGGWPTEGVLTGRAVEDFNVMVRDGFGQVRVHVQKASEKLSFSAQYDDLCFIYCHAGSFTVSLQNEKKRITEHEALFTEHGRNALLHAESPTSVALIVSITRDRILSKGNP, translated from the coding sequence ATGTCGGATCAAGTCACGCATCTCACTCCCTCCGCTTATAAGTTCATGCCCTGGAAAAACGGGGCGGGTTCGACAACAGAACTCTTCATCGCGCCCCCCGGCGCCACTGTGCAGTCAGGTTTCGATTGGCGAATCAGTCTGGCTCAGGTGCCTGCATCGGGACCGTTCTCTGTCTTTTCTGATTACCAGCGTACGATAGTCCTGCTGAACGGTGACCCCATGCATCTGCTGCATGAAGGGCGGGGCCGCCATGAGCTGCAGGCTTTAGAACCTTATGAGTTTCACGGAGGCTGGCCAACGGAAGGAGTTTTAACAGGAAGGGCTGTGGAAGATTTCAATGTCATGGTCCGGGATGGTTTCGGTCAGGTACGCGTTCATGTGCAGAAAGCTTCGGAAAAACTTTCTTTTTCAGCTCAATATGATGACTTATGTTTTATCTACTGCCACGCGGGATCATTCACTGTTTCTTTGCAGAACGAAAAAAAGAGGATCACAGAACACGAGGCCCTCTTCACCGAACATGGCCGCAACGCCTTACTGCACGCGGAGTCTCCGACCAGCGTCGCACTCATCGTTTCCATCACTCGCGATCGAATTTTATCGAAAGGCAATCCGTAA
- a CDS encoding YciI family protein: MKYMLLIYSREDAWTDAERADCMEESRQLCHELDAKGQFLAASPLHSVTMATSVQLRNGKRLITDGPFAETNEQLGGYYIVDVPDLDAAIDIASRIPGSKRGTVEIRPLFVLENMPTLKP; this comes from the coding sequence ATGAAGTACATGCTGCTCATCTATTCGCGTGAAGATGCCTGGACCGATGCGGAACGCGCCGATTGCATGGAAGAGTCCCGACAGCTCTGTCACGAACTGGACGCCAAAGGTCAATTCCTGGCCGCATCGCCGCTACACTCCGTGACCATGGCGACCAGCGTGCAGCTCCGTAATGGCAAGCGTTTGATCACGGATGGGCCGTTCGCGGAAACGAATGAGCAGCTCGGCGGTTATTATATCGTCGATGTTCCCGATCTGGATGCCGCCATCGACATTGCCAGCCGCATTCCTGGCAGCAAGCGCGGCACAGTTGAAATTCGTCCTCTATTCGTACTTGAAAATATGCCTACTCTGAAACCTTAA
- a CDS encoding NAD-dependent deacylase: protein MKAGKIDEHSFIQKLGPDTRIVVLTGAGISAESGIPTFRDAQDGLWSQFRPEELASPEGFRANPKLVFDWYAWRRKKVLESKPNKGHEILALWGQQFPHMTLITQNVDGLHQAAGSQDLIEMHGSIHRLICFKERHPSPWVAAKDGVPLCMRCQSPLRPDVVWFGEMLDRRILEHIGKALANCEVFLAIGTSGLVYPAAGFLDEARASGALTVVINRERVGEDRCDLLLQGSASDILQRLQDSIQARHVFKVSSRAR from the coding sequence ATGAAAGCTGGCAAGATTGACGAGCACAGTTTTATCCAAAAGCTCGGGCCCGATACCCGTATCGTGGTGCTGACAGGAGCCGGTATATCTGCGGAAAGCGGCATCCCGACCTTTCGTGATGCCCAGGATGGACTCTGGTCGCAGTTTCGTCCCGAGGAACTCGCGTCGCCGGAAGGTTTTCGCGCCAACCCCAAACTCGTTTTTGATTGGTATGCATGGCGCCGAAAAAAGGTGCTCGAGTCAAAGCCCAATAAAGGCCATGAGATTCTGGCCCTCTGGGGTCAACAGTTTCCCCATATGACCCTGATCACCCAGAACGTCGATGGTCTGCATCAGGCTGCGGGTAGCCAGGACCTTATCGAAATGCATGGCAGCATCCACCGCCTCATTTGTTTCAAGGAACGTCATCCCTCGCCTTGGGTCGCGGCCAAGGACGGCGTTCCCCTTTGCATGCGCTGCCAGTCGCCGCTACGACCGGACGTGGTTTGGTTCGGTGAAATGCTGGATCGCAGAATTCTTGAGCATATTGGGAAGGCTTTGGCCAACTGCGAGGTCTTTCTTGCCATTGGAACCTCGGGCCTTGTTTATCCGGCTGCAGGTTTTCTGGATGAGGCGCGCGCATCGGGAGCCTTGACCGTTGTCATCAATAGAGAACGCGTGGGCGAGGATCGCTGTGATCTTCTTCTGCAGGGATCCGCTTCGGATATCCTGCAGCGCCTGCAGGATTCCATTCAAGCGCGGCATGTTTTTAAAGTAAGCTCCAGGGCAAGGTGA
- a CDS encoding helix-turn-helix transcriptional regulator, whose product MVPTADKSALFSQLIKDWILEKRGRNLYVLARNSGLSYTNLRAIEAGKSDVTLDTALRLLRYIQPDAATTQTVLNFYPDIAPMLGHLSQLKARNGSYRLLSQKACRAAVEIYGRRRIACDELHGILGPGAESIVEELTQVDLIRVEEDHYLPTHPFFHLSSPDVLIPFMRLFLDNVHRDVPWNLVEARFSGLKPEAAAEVQSILEDARLRVMRIKENPDNAGDLTVAWGMVMTLF is encoded by the coding sequence ATGGTGCCAACGGCAGACAAATCGGCCCTTTTTTCCCAGTTGATCAAAGACTGGATTTTGGAAAAACGCGGCCGTAATCTTTATGTTCTGGCCAGGAACAGCGGGCTCTCTTATACGAATTTGCGCGCGATTGAAGCGGGTAAATCGGATGTCACGCTTGATACGGCCCTGCGCCTTCTGCGTTACATTCAGCCTGATGCGGCCACGACCCAAACCGTCCTCAATTTCTATCCGGACATCGCGCCCATGCTCGGGCATCTTTCGCAACTGAAAGCCCGCAATGGTTCGTATCGACTTTTGAGTCAAAAGGCCTGTCGCGCTGCGGTCGAAATCTACGGTCGCCGGCGCATTGCCTGCGATGAGCTGCACGGTATCCTGGGGCCCGGTGCCGAGTCGATCGTTGAGGAGCTAACCCAGGTGGATCTGATACGCGTGGAAGAGGATCATTATCTGCCGACGCATCCTTTCTTTCATCTCAGCAGCCCGGATGTTCTGATTCCTTTCATGAGACTCTTTTTGGATAATGTGCATCGCGATGTGCCATGGAACCTTGTGGAAGCCAGGTTCTCGGGACTTAAGCCGGAAGCAGCGGCCGAGGTTCAATCCATCCTGGAGGATGCGCGCCTTCGTGTGATGCGGATCAAGGAAAATCCAGACAACGCCGGGGACCTGACCGTCGCCTGGGGCATGGTCATGACACTTTTTTAG